CCTCATTACAAATCAACTTGCTGCTTTCACCCGCCGAAGAAGGTGAATGTGCCGGCGAATGCAGCGGCAATGAGAGAGACTGTCGGGACTATGGCACAGACGATGACGAAGGCCCAATCGCGGGGATTGACGTGACTGACTCTTGCGTGAGTGCGTGGAATATCACCGCCAAAGCCGCGCGCTTCCATGGCAGTGGCAAGCGTCGTGGAACGTCGGATGGAAAGGACCAACAGGGCAAAGGTCTGCGGGAAGAACGCCTTGACCTTGTTTTCATCACCCAAACCACGTGAACGACGGGAGGCTGTAAGCGCGGCCCAATCGTCGCGAATCACCGAGAAAAGGCGCATGCCTGCGAGACCGCCGTAGACGAAACGGTCGGGCAGGTGGAGAATCTGACTGAAAGAATCGGCCAGGTCTGTGGTCTCGACGCCAAGAACCGCGATAATAGCCGGAACACCCACAGCCAAAATGCGGATACCAGTGGCGAGCGCCAGCACCGCCGACCGGTCGGTGACAGTAATCATCGCCCAATGCCACCAAACCCGGCCGCCCTCCTTGCCGTATAGCAGCACGGCGAGTGCCGAACCGGGAGCCCCGATGAACACCGGCCATGTCGATTTGACCACGCGCCACGGCTTGAGGCCGATGCAGGCGAGCATAATGAACTCGAGCAACAGCGCGACGCTTGCAGAAACCCAGTCAAGACTGAAAATCAACGGCAGCGCGGCGATGAAACCGCCCAGCATTCTGAACGTGGGATTGAGCGAAGCGAGGAAGGGCGAACGGCTTGACTGACGTTCCTTCTCGTCACGTTCGTTGACCGGGCTGACAGTAATGGCGGCATCAATGTCCTTGAGATTGGCATCGTTAGATGACACGGTATCGTCTTCGCTGGCTTTTTCGATAATCTGCGTTTTCTTAGACACGTGCATCGAACGGACACCTGTGTCGTCACCCCGCGCCTGCAACTCGATGACACGAGCACCCAAAGCCGTAACCAGATCGCGGTCGTGAGTGACGACGATAACGCTTACGCCATCACCACGCAGGGAATGGATTAGCGAGACGATCTGCATCCATGTGCGACGGTCCTGACCGAACGTGGGTTCGTCGAGAATGATGACGCGAGGGGCCGCAGCGAGGGAAGCGGCTACAGTCAACCGCCGCTTTTCCCCACCAGAGAGCGTGTATGGATTGACCGAGGCATATTGCGAAAGCCTGAACCGGTGCAGCAACGCCATGGCCTTTTCTTTGGCTTCGTCCTCGGGTATACCCGTACGCAAGGGACCAAGCATGACCTCTTCAAGCACACTGCCGCGCGCGAACTGATGCTCGGGATTCTGGAACACATAGGAAATCCTCGCCGCCAGTTCGGTCGATTTCCATTCCATAGGCGAATTGCCGCTTGTTCCTTTCGCCAGCTCAGGCGACGCTTCGGCACTGCCTGCAACGGGTTGCAAAAGACCGGCCAAAGTCAACGAAAGCGTCGACTTACCGACACCGTTACGACCGACCAAAGCCGTAATCTGCTCAGCAGCGAATGATACGTTGATATGCTCGGCTATGGCCTTGCCGTTACGTCCGATAGCAAGGTCGTTGGTGGAAAGCAGCGTTTTGCCGTCACCTATCGCGGGGTCACTGGCAGGTTCGTCATCAGTATAAATACGATGGATTTCATCTTCAGGCCGTCGGTATTTGTCCGGCATCCAGATACCAAGCGCGGCAAAATCAAGATTACGATTTTCGAACACCTCATCGGGCGTGCCGTCGGCGACCACAATCGTGCGCCGGAACCCACTGTGGTCGATTTCGGCATCGTCACCAACCTGCGTGACCCGCGCCTTAACCTGATCGTCGGACTCAAGGCCGAGAACGATAACCCGGTCGATAAGCTCTATCCACGGTCCAGCCCGATGCTCGACCAAAAGCATGGTCGCTTTGGTATCACACAATACATGCGAAACGGCGCCAATAACTTGCTCAACGCCTTCCGGATCGAGGTTCGCCGTCGGCTCGTCCAGAAGCAACGCACCAGGCTGCATGGCCAACGCCCCGGCCAACGCAAGCCGCTGCATCTGCCCGCCGCTCAGATGCATGGTGGAACGGTGCAATTGCAACCCTTCGAGGCCGACAGCAGCAAGGCTCTGCCTCACCCGCTTCCAAATCTCAGGTCGCGGAACACCCATGTTTTCCGGCCCGAACGCGACATTGTCACCCAAACGTTCAAAAATCGTCTGCGCGTCAGGGTCCTGCAGCACGAGCCCGACGCGTCCGTGCGCAGCGGCAGCCGGGATGCCATCAATGAAGACCCCGCCCTCGGTAACTCCGCCTTCAGAATCTTCGACAGCGACGATTTGACCATCGGTGTCTTGTTCCGTCGCCTCCTGTCCGTCTGCGTTCGCGCTTTCCACCGCGTCCCCGCCAAGCAGCCCCGAGGCACCTTCCAAAATCGTCGACTTTCCAATGCCGGAAGCACCAAGCAGCAGCACATGCTCGCCGGCGTGGATATCAAGGTTCAGCCCACGTACCGCGAAATGCCGGCGAGAGGCATGACGATAGCCCCAATTATTGAAACTGATTGAAGCGGGCTCAACTTTGGGGGAAGTGCTGCCATCAGACGAGTTCGCATCTTGCAGAACCGCTCCTGTTTTGGCGGCAGAGACATTCGAAGCACGCTGCGGTGAACCGTCACCTTTTCGGCTCCCGGCCACCTTTGATTGCTTGGCTTGCATGCGTTCCCCCATCGATGCCTGAAATTCTACCTGATACCGCTCACTTGGCAGCGGCGCGAACCTGGCGGCCGGAGGCGAACTTGTCGATGGCACCGGTTTTCGCGATGGCGATATAGAGGTACCACATCAATACGCCTGCGACCAATGCCCCGGAAATCACCGTGGCAACCAGATACCAGATGCCGTACGCACCGGTGATGTTGAAGCCCTGCAGATGGGTGAAGAAGGTGTAGGCCCAGCAGCCGACGGCCGAAACCACGCCGGAAAGCGTGACCGTGACGATGTTCCAGACCTTGTAGGCCACGCACAGGAACACGACTTCGGCGCAAAGCCCTTGAACCAGCGCAATTAGGAACGTCTCCATGCCGCCCCAGGAATTGCCCAGCAACGATTCGAGCACGCCGGCAACGACTTCGGCGTAGGTGGCCGCACCGGGCTTGCGCACGATAACCGCGGCAAGAGGTCCGGCGAAAAGCCAAAGGCCGTTCATCAGACCACCAAGACCCGGAATGAGGGCATCCAACGGAGAGCCGATAGGACCGTATAGCAGTGCCGCGGCCCAGTAGACGAATGTGCTAACCACTCCTATGACCGAGGCGACGGCGATGTCGACGACACGCCAGCGAAGGTTCGGTTTGGAGACGACTGTTGTTTGATTTGATGATGACATGATTTGTGTCTTTCCGCTGTGCACACCGACTATCGGCGCGCATATAAGGCACGGGAAAAGAGAGACGTCCGTGCGCCGGCATTGTCCGGACTCACGTTCATTCGGTCGAGGATATTCCTCATCTCAGCCATCCGCCAGCTTGCGCCGGCGAACAGCCCCCGTGTCAGTTCGCCATCCTAGAGCAATCCCCTGTCAATCAACCAACGGGTAGTCGTGCGGGGGCGGGATATGTAATGCTTCGGCACCCTCCAGGCCGGTAGGCCAAGCTTTACGCCTCAGCATCACATATCCCGCCCCCGCACTTGTGCACAGAGGAATCTGACTGACAGGTGGTTGCGGGAGGGGCTCACAAGCGAATAACTACCGCATGAGTCAGGGGCCTTATGACAACAGTTGTGCAATTGCGATGAATAGTCTTAAGCTGAATCGGACAAGACTTTGATTACAAAGGAGACTGACAAACGAATAATTACTGCATGATTTAGATAGCCGATGAACGGCGTCCTTTCAATTGGCCCGTGTACATCCAGAAACCTTGCGGAAGCGGCAGCTATTCGCTTGGAGTACCACCGGCCCTGATTCTTTCATTTTGAGAATACAGACAGTAAGATGCCTCAATGATTAGTGGTGGAGCGGGATATGCGATGGTCGGGCGTAAGACACGGCCGAGCGGCCAAGGAGCGTCCCGAACATTGTATATCCCGCTCCACCACGACTACCCGTTCAGGCAAGCAGGTTACCAGTTACTTCGCGAGCTTGGTTAGGATCAGGGCCTCGGTGAGGACGTTGTTTTTGAGGCTCGTCAGGTCGACGGACTCGTTGGGGCTGTGAGCGTTGCCCTTCGGGTCTTCGGGGCCGGTGACCAGGACCTGAGC
This genomic stretch from Bifidobacterium sp. ESL0690 harbors:
- a CDS encoding ECF transporter S component codes for the protein MSSSNQTTVVSKPNLRWRVVDIAVASVIGVVSTFVYWAAALLYGPIGSPLDALIPGLGGLMNGLWLFAGPLAAVIVRKPGAATYAEVVAGVLESLLGNSWGGMETFLIALVQGLCAEVVFLCVAYKVWNIVTVTLSGVVSAVGCWAYTFFTHLQGFNITGAYGIWYLVATVISGALVAGVLMWYLYIAIAKTGAIDKFASGRQVRAAAK
- a CDS encoding ATP-binding cassette domain-containing protein, producing the protein MQAKQSKVAGSRKGDGSPQRASNVSAAKTGAVLQDANSSDGSTSPKVEPASISFNNWGYRHASRRHFAVRGLNLDIHAGEHVLLLGASGIGKSTILEGASGLLGGDAVESANADGQEATEQDTDGQIVAVEDSEGGVTEGGVFIDGIPAAAAHGRVGLVLQDPDAQTIFERLGDNVAFGPENMGVPRPEIWKRVRQSLAAVGLEGLQLHRSTMHLSGGQMQRLALAGALAMQPGALLLDEPTANLDPEGVEQVIGAVSHVLCDTKATMLLVEHRAGPWIELIDRVIVLGLESDDQVKARVTQVGDDAEIDHSGFRRTIVVADGTPDEVFENRNLDFAALGIWMPDKYRRPEDEIHRIYTDDEPASDPAIGDGKTLLSTNDLAIGRNGKAIAEHINVSFAAEQITALVGRNGVGKSTLSLTLAGLLQPVAGSAEASPELAKGTSGNSPMEWKSTELAARISYVFQNPEHQFARGSVLEEVMLGPLRTGIPEDEAKEKAMALLHRFRLSQYASVNPYTLSGGEKRRLTVAASLAAAPRVIILDEPTFGQDRRTWMQIVSLIHSLRGDGVSVIVVTHDRDLVTALGARVIELQARGDDTGVRSMHVSKKTQIIEKASEDDTVSSNDANLKDIDAAITVSPVNERDEKERQSSRSPFLASLNPTFRMLGGFIAALPLIFSLDWVSASVALLLEFIMLACIGLKPWRVVKSTWPVFIGAPGSALAVLLYGKEGGRVWWHWAMITVTDRSAVLALATGIRILAVGVPAIIAVLGVETTDLADSFSQILHLPDRFVYGGLAGMRLFSVIRDDWAALTASRRSRGLGDENKVKAFFPQTFALLVLSIRRSTTLATAMEARGFGGDIPRTHARVSHVNPRDWAFVIVCAIVPTVSLIAAAFAGTFTFFGG